A genomic region of Methanosarcina thermophila TM-1 contains the following coding sequences:
- the mcrB gene encoding coenzyme-B sulfoethylthiotransferase subunit beta translates to MSDTVDIYDDRGKLLESNVDIMSLAPTRNAAIKKIIMDTKRSVAVNLAGIQGALASGKMGGKGRHILGRELNYDLVGNADAIAESVKKYVQVDEGDDTLVKVMKGGKSLLIQSPSSRMIAGADYMAATTVGAAAVTQTIIDMFETDPYDAPIVKGAVWGSYPQTMDLMGGNVQGILSIPQNNEGLGFSLRNIMANHVAAICNRNAMNTAALSCIYEQTGIFEMGGAVGIFERQQLLGLAYQGLNANNLLYDMVKENGKEGTIGTVVESVVRRAIEDGVISVDKTAPSGYKFYKANDVPMWNAYAAAGTLAATMVNCGAGRAAQNVSSTLLYFNDILEKETGLPGCDYGKVEGTAVGFSFFSHSIYGGGGPGVFNGNHVVTRHSRGFAIPCVCAAVALDAGTQMFSIESTSGLIGDVFGAIQEFREPIKAVAGVL, encoded by the coding sequence GTGTCTGACACAGTAGACATCTACGACGACAGAGGAAAACTGCTCGAGAGCAATGTCGACATTATGAGTCTTGCTCCAACAAGAAACGCAGCAATTAAAAAGATCATCATGGACACCAAGAGGTCCGTCGCAGTCAACCTCGCAGGTATTCAGGGTGCACTTGCCAGCGGCAAGATGGGCGGAAAGGGCCGTCATATCTTAGGCCGTGAACTCAACTATGACTTGGTCGGCAACGCAGATGCAATTGCAGAGAGTGTTAAAAAGTATGTCCAAGTCGATGAAGGCGATGACACCTTAGTAAAGGTCATGAAGGGTGGAAAAAGCCTTCTGATTCAGTCCCCATCATCCAGGATGATTGCCGGCGCTGATTATATGGCAGCCACCACAGTCGGTGCAGCAGCAGTTACCCAAACCATTATTGACATGTTCGAAACCGACCCATATGACGCCCCCATAGTAAAGGGAGCTGTCTGGGGAAGCTACCCGCAGACAATGGATCTCATGGGTGGAAATGTTCAAGGCATTCTCAGCATCCCCCAAAACAACGAAGGTCTCGGCTTCTCCCTCAGGAACATTATGGCCAACCACGTTGCAGCAATCTGTAACCGGAATGCAATGAACACAGCAGCCCTCTCATGTATCTATGAACAGACTGGTATTTTCGAAATGGGTGGAGCAGTCGGTATATTCGAGAGACAGCAACTCCTCGGTCTTGCATACCAGGGCCTTAACGCCAACAACCTCTTATATGACATGGTAAAGGAAAACGGTAAGGAAGGTACCATTGGAACCGTTGTCGAATCCGTTGTCCGCAGGGCAATTGAAGACGGTGTTATCTCCGTTGACAAGACCGCTCCTTCTGGATACAAATTCTACAAGGCAAACGATGTCCCCATGTGGAATGCCTATGCAGCAGCCGGTACCCTTGCAGCCACCATGGTGAACTGTGGTGCAGGACGTGCAGCTCAGAACGTTTCCTCAACACTTCTCTACTTCAACGATATTCTTGAGAAGGAAACCGGTCTCCCAGGATGCGATTACGGTAAAGTTGAAGGTACCGCAGTAGGATTCTCATTCTTCAGCCACTCCATCTATGGTGGCGGTGGGCCTGGTGTCTTCAACGGTAACCACGTCGTTACCAGACACTCCAGAGGATTCGCAATCCCCTGCGTATGTGCAGCAGTAGCCCTTGACGCAGGCACCCAGATGTTCTCAATCGAATCAACATCTGGCCTGATAGGCGACGTGTTCGGTGCAATACAAGAATTCCGCGAGCCGATTAAGGCAGTTGCAGGAGTGCTCTAA
- the mcrA gene encoding coenzyme-B sulfoethylthiotransferase subunit alpha, producing the protein MAADIFAKFKKSMEVKFAQEFGSNKQTGGDITSKTTKFLRLGPEQDNRKVEMIKAGKEIAEKRGLAFYNPMMHSGAPLGQRAITPYTISGTDMVCEPDDLHYVNNAAMQQFWDDIRRTCIVGLDMAHETLEKRLGKEVTPETINHYLEVLNHAMPGAAVVQEMMVETHPALVDDCYVKVFTGDDSLADEIDKQFLIDINKEFPEEQAAQIKASIGKTSWQAIHIPTIVSRTTDGAQTSRWAAMQIGMSFISAYAMCAGEAAVADLSFAAKHAALVSMGEMLPARRARGPNEPGGLSFGHLADIVQTSRKVLDDPAKVALEVVGAGCMLYDQIWLGSYMSGGVGFTQYATAAYTDDILDNNTYYNVDYINDKYNGAAKVGKDNKIKATLEVVKDIATESTIYGIETYEKFPTALEDHFGGSQRATVLAAAAGVATALATGNANAGLSGWYLSMYLHKEAWGRLGFFGYDLQDQCGATNVLSYQGDEGLPNELRGPNYPNYAMNVGHQGGYAGIAQAAHAGRGDAFTVNPLVKVCFADDLLPFNFAEPRKEFGRGALREFVPAGERSLIIPAK; encoded by the coding sequence ATGGCAGCAGATATTTTCGCAAAATTTAAAAAGAGTATGGAAGTCAAATTCGCACAGGAATTTGGTTCAAACAAGCAGACCGGCGGCGACATCACCAGCAAAACTACAAAGTTCCTGAGACTTGGCCCTGAACAGGACAACAGAAAGGTCGAAATGATTAAAGCCGGTAAGGAAATTGCAGAAAAGAGGGGCCTTGCATTCTACAACCCAATGATGCACTCTGGTGCTCCTCTCGGTCAGCGTGCAATCACTCCTTACACCATCTCCGGTACTGACATGGTCTGTGAACCCGACGACCTGCACTACGTCAACAACGCTGCAATGCAGCAGTTCTGGGACGACATCAGGAGAACCTGTATTGTCGGTCTTGACATGGCTCACGAGACCCTTGAGAAGAGGCTGGGTAAGGAAGTTACCCCTGAAACCATTAACCACTACCTTGAAGTCCTTAACCATGCCATGCCCGGTGCAGCAGTGGTTCAGGAAATGATGGTTGAAACCCACCCTGCCCTTGTTGACGACTGCTACGTCAAGGTCTTTACCGGTGACGACTCACTTGCAGACGAAATTGACAAACAGTTCCTTATTGACATCAACAAGGAATTCCCAGAAGAACAGGCAGCTCAGATTAAGGCTTCCATAGGCAAGACCTCCTGGCAGGCAATCCACATCCCAACAATTGTCTCCAGAACAACTGATGGTGCTCAGACCTCAAGGTGGGCAGCCATGCAGATCGGTATGTCCTTCATCTCCGCATACGCAATGTGCGCCGGTGAAGCAGCCGTCGCTGACCTGTCCTTTGCTGCAAAGCACGCAGCTCTTGTCTCAATGGGTGAAATGCTCCCAGCAAGGCGTGCACGTGGTCCAAACGAGCCCGGAGGACTGTCCTTCGGTCACCTGGCAGACATCGTCCAGACAAGCCGCAAAGTCCTTGACGACCCAGCAAAGGTAGCCCTTGAAGTCGTCGGTGCAGGCTGTATGCTCTACGACCAGATCTGGCTCGGATCCTACATGTCCGGTGGTGTTGGGTTCACCCAGTATGCAACAGCTGCATACACCGATGACATCCTCGACAACAACACCTACTACAACGTTGACTACATCAACGACAAGTACAACGGTGCTGCAAAAGTCGGTAAGGACAACAAGATAAAGGCAACCCTCGAAGTCGTAAAGGACATCGCAACCGAGTCCACAATCTACGGTATCGAGACCTACGAGAAGTTCCCGACTGCCCTTGAAGATCACTTCGGTGGTTCCCAGAGAGCAACCGTGCTCGCAGCCGCAGCCGGTGTCGCAACTGCCCTCGCAACTGGAAACGCCAATGCCGGTCTCTCAGGCTGGTACCTCTCCATGTACCTGCACAAGGAAGCATGGGGCAGACTCGGATTCTTCGGATACGACCTGCAGGACCAGTGCGGTGCTACAAACGTTCTGTCCTACCAGGGCGACGAAGGTCTTCCAAACGAACTCCGTGGTCCAAACTACCCCAACTACGCAATGAACGTCGGTCACCAGGGTGGATACGCAGGTATCGCTCAGGCAGCCCATGCAGGCCGTGGAGACGCATTCACCGTCAACCCACTCGTAAAGGTCTGCTTCGCTGACGATCTCCTGCCCTTCAACTTCGCTGAGCCCAGGAAAGAGTTCGGCCGCGGTGCCCTGAGAGAGTTCGTGCCTGCTGGTGAGAGATCCCTCATCATTCCAGCAAAGTAA
- the mcrD gene encoding methyl-coenzyme M reductase operon protein D codes for MSDSASNTEDFIQIEIFPSRILSPETAQKLISEIYKVDGVIRVMVQGNRLPDRVCAGPGTGERVEHPLRKPIQIGDQVVELKICVGRIRVELSNAEAKEQIREICEKLFPFPFEFREGHFLRRKPTVTDYAKLGPGADPRFLGMVDPKSRADQLIFIEKQEKQEKKRDQNE; via the coding sequence ATGTCAGACTCTGCTTCAAATACTGAAGATTTTATTCAAATCGAAATCTTTCCCAGTAGAATCCTGTCCCCTGAAACAGCTCAGAAACTCATATCTGAGATATATAAGGTGGACGGGGTAATCCGCGTTATGGTGCAGGGCAACCGGCTGCCTGATAGGGTATGTGCTGGGCCCGGCACCGGGGAAAGGGTGGAACATCCACTGAGAAAGCCTATTCAGATTGGAGATCAGGTTGTTGAATTAAAAATCTGTGTGGGTAGGATCAGGGTTGAACTTTCAAACGCCGAAGCTAAAGAACAGATCAGGGAAATATGCGAAAAACTGTTCCCGTTCCCCTTTGAATTCAGGGAAGGACATTTCCTCAGAAGGAAGCCGACTGTAACTGACTATGCCAAACTCGGCCCTGGAGCAGATCCTCGGTTCCTTGGTATGGTAGATCCCAAATCCAGAGCAGATCAGCTCATCTTTATTGAGAAACAAGAGAAGCAAGAAAAAAAAAGGGATCAAAATGAGTGA
- a CDS encoding DNA polymerase II large subunit has product MGETIASKEMHEYFDELEARLNEAIEIANKARARGGDPKPTVEIPLAKDLADRVENLIGVKGVAAKLRELEKRMSREEAALEIGREVAEGEVGSFPTKKDAVEAAIRVSMATLTEGVVAAPIEGIDKVELGTNDDGSRYIRIFYSGPIRSAGGTAQALSVLVGDYVRRNIGIDRYKPRPEEVERYVEEILLYKKVASLQYTPSEEEIRLIVKNCPVCIDGDPTEDAEVEGHRDLERIGTNRVRGGMCLVLAEGLALKAPKVKKHVNKLNMDGWDWLETLIGGTKKSDDEKNEQKNKIKPKDKYIRDLIAGRPVFSHPSRPGGFRLRYGRSRNTSFAAAGINPATMVLLDDFITNGTQLKIERPGKAAAMSAVDSIEGPTVRLYSGDLIRIDNIDEAYELRSQVEEIIDIGEILINYGDFLENNHPLMPSPYVFEWWLYDYEAACPETIPEKELKEPSAALALRLSQEYGIPLHPKFTYLWHDIDRSEFEALRKFVAEKGNFSAEDGILRLPLRPCLESGIKFILEKLLVLHRVRNETILIEEALPFIFCLGLDSHLNVKAQMPDIEDMVEAASLLSGFKVFPRAPSRIGARMGRPEKSDLRKMSPAAQVLFPISNAGGITRNLVSASDYTASMNGKVGEIEVELGIRECNGCGKETYFWRCDCGEYTHSKLFCPRCKIEVRDTETCPKCGRKPTSVSNVKLDFRSIYKQAFENLGEREKMDLIKGVKRLMNGQMTPEPLEKGILRAKHNVYVFKDGTVRYDMSDIPLTHVRADEIGITAAKLRELGYVEDIYGKPLERDDQVVCLKVQDLVISYDAGEYMLRTAKYVDDLLVRYYKVEPYYNAETVQDLIGELLIGLAPHTSAGVLGRLIGFTKASVGYAHPFFHASKRRNCDGDEDCVMLLMDGILNFSRSYLPEKRGGKMDAPLVLTTRIDPKEVDKEVHNIDVSARYPLEFYRATQEIKNPTELECIMDLVSGRLGTPEQYEHFMFTHDTTNIAAGPLNSSYKTLGSMIEKMEAQLSLANKIRAVDASDVAERVLKSHFLPDLLGNLRSFSRQRMRCIKCGEKFRRPPLIGTCPKCGGNIVLTVHEGAVRKYLEVSKEIGERYRVSSYTRQRIELLDKDICSLFENHRVKQLGLSDFMPGSAR; this is encoded by the coding sequence ATGGGAGAAACAATTGCAAGTAAGGAAATGCATGAATACTTCGACGAGCTTGAAGCAAGACTAAATGAGGCTATCGAGATTGCAAATAAGGCTCGAGCTCGTGGAGGAGACCCAAAACCCACTGTAGAGATTCCCCTTGCTAAAGACCTTGCGGATAGGGTTGAGAACCTTATAGGAGTAAAAGGAGTTGCTGCGAAGCTCCGCGAGCTTGAGAAAAGGATGTCAAGGGAAGAAGCTGCTCTCGAAATCGGGCGCGAGGTAGCTGAGGGAGAGGTTGGAAGCTTCCCGACAAAAAAGGATGCAGTTGAAGCTGCGATTCGGGTTTCCATGGCAACCCTTACGGAAGGAGTGGTTGCAGCTCCTATTGAAGGTATTGACAAAGTTGAGCTGGGAACGAATGATGATGGTTCGCGGTATATACGGATTTTCTACTCGGGACCCATCCGGAGTGCAGGTGGAACTGCTCAGGCTCTTTCCGTGCTTGTTGGCGACTACGTAAGGCGAAATATAGGTATTGATCGCTACAAGCCGAGGCCTGAGGAAGTAGAGCGTTATGTGGAAGAGATACTGCTTTATAAAAAGGTTGCAAGCCTGCAGTACACGCCCTCGGAAGAGGAGATCCGCCTGATAGTTAAGAATTGCCCTGTCTGTATTGATGGCGACCCAACCGAAGATGCCGAGGTTGAGGGGCACAGGGATCTGGAAAGGATAGGGACAAACCGAGTTAGAGGGGGAATGTGTCTTGTGCTTGCAGAAGGGCTCGCACTTAAGGCGCCTAAAGTCAAGAAACATGTTAATAAGTTAAACATGGATGGATGGGACTGGCTGGAAACCCTCATTGGCGGTACAAAAAAAAGTGATGATGAGAAAAATGAACAGAAAAACAAGATTAAACCTAAGGATAAGTACATAAGAGACCTTATTGCAGGCAGACCGGTTTTCTCCCATCCCTCAAGACCAGGAGGATTCAGGCTCCGATACGGGCGATCCAGAAATACTTCTTTTGCGGCTGCAGGGATTAATCCCGCTACCATGGTTTTACTTGATGATTTTATTACTAACGGGACTCAGCTCAAGATTGAAAGACCCGGAAAAGCTGCAGCTATGTCTGCCGTAGACTCGATAGAAGGACCAACTGTTCGCCTTTATTCTGGAGACCTTATTCGTATAGATAATATAGACGAAGCCTATGAACTTCGTTCACAGGTAGAGGAAATAATAGATATCGGGGAGATCCTGATTAATTATGGCGACTTCCTGGAAAATAACCATCCTCTCATGCCCTCCCCTTATGTCTTTGAATGGTGGCTGTATGACTACGAAGCAGCCTGCCCTGAGACAATACCCGAGAAAGAATTAAAAGAACCATCGGCAGCTCTGGCTCTCAGGCTCTCGCAGGAATACGGTATTCCTTTACACCCGAAATTTACGTATCTCTGGCACGATATAGACCGAAGCGAGTTTGAAGCTTTAAGGAAATTCGTGGCTGAAAAAGGGAATTTCTCGGCTGAAGATGGAATTCTCAGGCTGCCCCTGAGACCCTGCCTTGAAAGTGGTATCAAATTTATACTTGAAAAACTCCTTGTGCTCCACAGGGTAAGAAATGAAACCATACTGATTGAAGAAGCTCTTCCTTTTATTTTCTGTCTTGGACTTGATAGTCACCTGAATGTTAAAGCCCAAATGCCTGATATCGAGGATATGGTGGAGGCTGCATCTCTTTTAAGCGGGTTTAAGGTTTTCCCGAGGGCTCCTTCGAGAATAGGGGCAAGAATGGGAAGACCGGAGAAATCCGACCTGAGAAAGATGTCTCCTGCAGCTCAAGTCCTCTTTCCGATAAGCAATGCAGGGGGAATTACACGAAATCTGGTTTCTGCTTCAGATTATACGGCTTCCATGAATGGGAAGGTAGGCGAGATTGAAGTGGAACTCGGAATCAGGGAATGCAATGGCTGTGGAAAAGAGACTTATTTCTGGCGCTGCGACTGCGGAGAATACACCCATTCCAAACTTTTCTGTCCCCGCTGTAAAATCGAGGTTAGAGATACTGAAACCTGCCCCAAATGCGGTAGAAAGCCAACTTCCGTTTCAAATGTCAAACTGGACTTTCGCTCAATTTACAAGCAGGCTTTTGAGAATTTGGGGGAAAGGGAAAAAATGGACCTTATTAAAGGTGTAAAACGGCTCATGAACGGCCAGATGACTCCCGAGCCTCTGGAGAAGGGCATTTTGCGAGCAAAACATAATGTTTACGTTTTTAAGGATGGGACTGTCCGTTATGACATGTCAGATATTCCACTTACACATGTCAGGGCTGATGAAATCGGGATAACAGCAGCAAAACTCCGAGAACTCGGCTACGTTGAGGATATTTACGGAAAACCCCTTGAGAGGGATGATCAGGTTGTCTGCCTGAAAGTTCAGGATCTTGTGATTTCTTACGATGCGGGGGAGTATATGCTGCGTACGGCAAAATATGTGGACGACCTGCTTGTTAGATATTACAAGGTTGAGCCTTATTACAATGCCGAGACAGTTCAGGATTTAATAGGCGAACTGCTTATCGGACTTGCACCGCATACCTCAGCAGGCGTGCTTGGGCGTCTAATTGGGTTTACTAAAGCTTCAGTGGGCTATGCTCATCCTTTCTTTCATGCTTCAAAACGCAGGAACTGCGATGGGGATGAAGATTGCGTGATGCTCCTCATGGATGGAATCCTTAATTTCTCACGGTCTTATCTCCCGGAGAAGAGGGGTGGAAAAATGGACGCACCTCTTGTACTTACTACGAGAATAGATCCCAAAGAAGTAGACAAAGAGGTGCATAATATAGACGTATCTGCAAGATATCCTCTGGAGTTCTACAGAGCTACTCAGGAAATTAAAAACCCCACAGAGCTTGAATGTATTATGGATCTTGTGAGTGGCAGACTTGGAACGCCGGAGCAGTATGAGCATTTTATGTTTACACATGATACTACAAATATTGCTGCGGGACCGCTCAACTCATCATATAAAACTTTAGGAAGCATGATCGAGAAAATGGAAGCTCAACTTTCCCTTGCCAATAAAATAAGGGCAGTAGATGCATCAGATGTAGCTGAAAGAGTGCTCAAGTCCCATTTCCTTCCTGATCTTCTTGGAAATTTACGTTCCTTTTCCAGGCAGCGGATGCGCTGTATAAAGTGTGGAGAGAAATTTCGGCGTCCTCCGCTGATCGGTACCTGCCCTAAATGCGGAGGTAACATAGTGCTGACTGTACACGAAGGAGCTGTCCGTAAATATCTTGAGGTTTCAAAAGAAATCGGGGAAAGATATAGGGTTTCCAGTTATACTCGACAGAGAATTGAACTTCTTGATAAAGATATATGTTCTCTATTTGAAAACCATAGGGTTAAACAATTGGGACTTTCGGACTTCATGCCCGGGTCAGCGCGTTGA
- a CDS encoding 50S ribosomal protein L11 methyltransferase — MEISCKCGNRCIKPVSEVLKDIDLFYKPCNNCKAENIKKFSPLADQINLDKIDNSFGSCKCGKRHLDVVMSHVLKIMIDEGIKDRKANLRNACVPLVTPGYPINSVPYLSEDSLVILSSEMDKNCAEKIVKEVGEVKGVLKGDIRKTVGIKDSDSNPHVYELLAGCDLRCDIIQTPYGTLGIYKYQHEIHIEFPRVEFPKIETLEKALKNYDRPAVLDCTCGPGTLGITCLKAGARKVTFNDIWNPAIEATLINLEANGFPVNPSDSEDELIASGDKFEVYSMDIRKLVSSVDEEFDICIVDTFPGVDTTEFVETAGKLGKNVVVI, encoded by the coding sequence ATGGAGATAAGCTGTAAATGTGGAAATAGGTGCATAAAACCTGTTTCGGAAGTGTTAAAAGATATTGATTTGTTCTATAAGCCCTGTAACAATTGTAAAGCAGAAAATATAAAGAAATTTTCTCCTCTAGCCGATCAGATTAACTTAGATAAAATTGATAATTCTTTTGGGAGTTGTAAATGCGGCAAGAGACATCTTGATGTTGTAATGTCTCACGTACTAAAAATAATGATTGATGAAGGAATAAAAGATAGAAAAGCTAATTTAAGGAATGCATGTGTTCCTCTTGTGACGCCTGGCTATCCAATTAATTCCGTCCCCTATTTGTCTGAAGATTCTTTAGTAATATTATCTAGCGAAATGGATAAAAACTGTGCTGAGAAAATTGTAAAGGAAGTTGGGGAGGTTAAAGGGGTTTTAAAGGGAGATATAAGAAAAACAGTAGGTATAAAGGATTCTGATTCTAATCCTCATGTATATGAACTTCTTGCTGGATGCGATTTGAGATGTGATATTATACAGACTCCTTATGGTACTTTAGGAATATACAAATATCAGCATGAAATTCATATAGAGTTCCCAAGGGTAGAATTTCCCAAAATAGAGACACTTGAGAAAGCTTTGAAAAATTATGATAGACCTGCTGTTCTTGATTGTACATGTGGTCCAGGGACTTTAGGAATTACATGCCTTAAAGCTGGAGCGCGAAAAGTAACTTTTAATGATATATGGAACCCTGCGATAGAAGCTACTTTAATTAATTTGGAAGCTAATGGATTTCCAGTTAACCCGTCAGATAGTGAAGATGAATTAATAGCTTCTGGAGACAAGTTTGAAGTTTACAGCATGGATATAAGAAAATTAGTGAGTTCTGTGGATGAGGAATTTGATATCTGCATTGTAGATACATTTCCTGGGGTAGATACAACAGAATTCGTAGAGACTGCAGGGAAATTAGGCAAAAACGTTGTCGTGATTTAA
- the mmp10 gene encoding methyl coenzyme M reductase-arginine methyltransferase Mmp10 (Mmp10 (methanogenesis marker protein 10) is a cobalamin-requiring radical SAM methyltransferase that creates the methylarginine modification to methyl coenzyme M reductase.), whose translation MEVVIDIGGNPGVDCRGFCKYCYFKKVKDIQPLGCKYCLPFKKGCDYCTRSVKESYSGFKPLQIVLEETARKLYFANGEVTKFTISGGGDLSCYPELGNLVAFLSQFGTQIHLGYTSGKGFSKPDDALFYIDHGVTEVSFTVFATDPALRAEYMKDPEPEASLQVLRDFCAHCDVYGAIVLIPGVNDGEILEKTLNDLENMGAKGAILMRFANFPENGLILNNAPIIPGIIPHTVEEFTELVRRSAANHPSIRITGTPLEDPLIGSPFAIRNVPEALEKLPKITKKATIITGQIAAPRLREIFEAIGGSVNIVSPKKDIGCLLTIEDFEKLDLSEVSETVFIPGRAFVHDMEVKEALKRDGIDRLVRRGPERLSVDGEMSIGMSREEVLELEIENFTELIGQINSLGLPVE comes from the coding sequence ATGGAAGTAGTTATCGATATAGGCGGAAACCCAGGGGTAGACTGTAGAGGCTTCTGTAAATATTGTTATTTTAAGAAAGTCAAAGACATTCAGCCTCTAGGCTGCAAGTACTGTCTCCCTTTTAAAAAAGGATGCGATTACTGTACTCGCAGTGTAAAGGAATCCTACTCAGGTTTCAAACCTCTTCAAATTGTGCTGGAAGAAACCGCAAGAAAACTCTATTTTGCAAATGGTGAGGTAACAAAATTCACCATCAGCGGAGGGGGCGATTTAAGCTGTTACCCGGAACTGGGAAATCTTGTCGCTTTCCTATCTCAATTCGGAACCCAAATACATCTGGGATATACAAGTGGAAAAGGTTTCAGCAAGCCTGATGATGCTCTTTTCTACATAGACCACGGAGTTACAGAGGTGAGTTTTACAGTTTTTGCAACCGATCCTGCTTTAAGAGCTGAATATATGAAAGATCCGGAACCTGAAGCTTCTTTGCAGGTTCTTCGGGATTTCTGTGCTCATTGCGATGTGTACGGAGCTATTGTACTAATTCCGGGAGTAAACGACGGAGAAATCCTTGAGAAAACACTCAATGACCTGGAAAATATGGGTGCAAAAGGAGCTATCCTGATGAGATTTGCAAACTTTCCGGAAAATGGACTTATCCTCAATAATGCTCCCATCATTCCGGGTATAATTCCACACACTGTTGAGGAATTCACGGAGCTAGTACGGAGATCCGCAGCAAACCACCCTTCAATAAGGATTACAGGAACCCCACTTGAAGACCCATTAATTGGTTCTCCTTTTGCCATCAGGAATGTTCCCGAAGCCCTTGAAAAACTTCCTAAAATCACAAAGAAAGCCACTATCATTACAGGCCAGATAGCAGCTCCAAGACTACGGGAGATTTTTGAGGCTATTGGAGGCTCTGTGAATATTGTTTCTCCCAAAAAAGACATTGGATGCCTCCTTACGATTGAGGATTTTGAGAAACTGGATCTTTCAGAAGTAAGCGAGACTGTTTTTATTCCCGGAAGAGCCTTTGTTCACGATATGGAGGTTAAAGAAGCCCTAAAAAGAGACGGGATTGACAGGCTTGTCCGCAGGGGTCCAGAACGTCTTTCCGTAGACGGTGAGATGTCAATAGGCATGAGCAGAGAAGAGGTTCTTGAGCTGGAGATTGAAAACTTTACTGAACTGATAGGGCAGATTAACTCTCTTGGACTGCCTGTGGAATAA
- the mcrC gene encoding methyl-coenzyme M reductase I operon protein C has product MMIDRETQVVDCRCGGGLGKGGGLAQRGTLSEAGRADVIAIAMSPGQRHITKPVCEITYGMRKENIQVSVLVLYSGSGIPESGMRTGSFVLSPVEVAQIEMHKLAVIHLGNIKDHVIRKTREILSQANIPAIIVSQIPVDFEDFAEAGIKTRLVMPRDENIRTKGIVMDTVSGVTRGDSCPRDKLNLIIKYVKTTLDQLEDHKGVA; this is encoded by the coding sequence ATGATGATCGACCGGGAAACGCAGGTAGTAGACTGCAGATGCGGTGGCGGACTTGGCAAAGGAGGAGGACTTGCTCAGCGAGGTACTCTATCGGAAGCCGGCCGTGCTGATGTTATAGCTATTGCCATGAGTCCCGGGCAGAGGCATATCACAAAACCGGTATGCGAGATCACATACGGAATGAGGAAAGAAAACATCCAGGTAAGTGTGCTGGTGCTGTACTCAGGCTCCGGAATTCCTGAATCTGGAATGAGAACCGGATCTTTTGTACTGAGTCCGGTAGAAGTCGCACAGATTGAAATGCACAAACTGGCTGTTATTCACCTTGGAAATATCAAGGACCATGTTATTAGAAAAACCAGGGAAATCCTGAGTCAGGCTAATATTCCGGCGATTATAGTCAGCCAGATCCCAGTGGATTTCGAGGATTTCGCAGAAGCAGGGATAAAGACGAGATTAGTGATGCCAAGGGATGAAAATATTCGTACAAAGGGAATTGTGATGGATACGGTGAGCGGAGTTACACGTGGTGACTCCTGTCCCAGGGACAAGCTAAATTTGATCATTAAATACGTCAAGACTACATTAGACCAGTTAGAAGATCATAAAGGAGTTGCATGA
- the mcrG gene encoding coenzyme-B sulfoethylthiotransferase subunit gamma, translating to MAYERQFYPGATSVAENRRKHMSGKLEKLREISDEDLTAILGHRAPGSDYPSTHPPLAEMGEPACPIREIVEPTPGAKAGDRVRYVQFTDSMYNAPATPYFRSYFAAINYRGVDPGTLSGRQIVEARERDMEKCAKVQMETEITDPALSGMRGATVHGHSVRLQEDGVMFDMLDRRRLEGGTIIMDKDQVAIPLDRKVDLGKPMSSEEAAKRTTIYRVDNVPFRDDAEVIEWVQRIFDLRTKYGFQPK from the coding sequence ATGGCATACGAGAGACAATTTTATCCAGGCGCAACATCAGTTGCCGAAAATAGAAGAAAACACATGTCTGGAAAACTTGAGAAACTCAGGGAGATTTCAGACGAAGACTTAACAGCAATTCTCGGGCACAGAGCCCCAGGAAGTGACTATCCAAGCACCCACCCACCACTTGCAGAAATGGGAGAGCCAGCATGCCCGATTCGCGAGATCGTTGAACCTACACCTGGTGCAAAGGCTGGTGACAGAGTCAGGTACGTCCAGTTTACTGACTCCATGTACAACGCGCCTGCAACCCCATACTTCAGATCATACTTTGCAGCAATCAACTATAGAGGCGTAGACCCAGGTACCCTTTCCGGACGTCAGATCGTTGAAGCCCGTGAGAGGGACATGGAGAAGTGCGCAAAGGTTCAGATGGAAACCGAAATCACAGACCCCGCACTCTCAGGTATGCGTGGAGCAACCGTCCACGGTCACTCTGTCCGTCTCCAGGAAGATGGTGTGATGTTCGACATGCTCGACAGGAGAAGACTCGAAGGTGGCACCATTATAATGGATAAGGACCAGGTTGCAATCCCACTCGATAGGAAAGTAGACCTCGGAAAGCCAATGTCCAGCGAAGAAGCCGCAAAGAGGACCACAATTTACCGTGTGGACAATGTACCCTTCAGGGACGATGCAGAAGTCATTGAATGGGTACAGAGGATATTTGATCTGAGAACAAAGTACGGATTCCAGCCGAAATGA